The window CctgcattcaaagcttttgtaagttTGATCAAATGTGAATGTCAATTTGCAAATAAATTGCTTTAATATTGTCATCCGTATTGACTGGGCTTTGAGATCtagttatatgtcaaaagaacctTTGACTTTGTTATCATGGACAGTGTTGTGCAATTTGATTTTGTCTGTTGTTGTACAAACTGTTCTGTCTTCTTAAATTTCTAGTAAATAATCTTTAGTCTCAAATAATTATTTGCTAAATATTTATTTCCTGTTTGTTAGCTATATTACAATTGATGACATCATGACAATTCCTTCTAGTGGTCATACAAGAGcatgtattttttatttcttcaaataaaaagaaagatggACAAAACTTCATGTTGTGAGTCTCATGGTCTCTTGTTCAGTATAGGTAATATATCTTCTTACAATGATATGTACTGAATTGACCTTTTACGAAATTCAATGGGAAAATTCTTTCTGCTTCGAGACATGATACGAAAACCTAGTAGGCTAGTACCATGTTATTTAGGATGCATATGGTTATGAATATGTGCCAGGATAGTGGATACAGATTAAATATACACGAGAATATTGCTTAAATTTTTCTAAACGGATAAGATATGTTATTATATCACCCTTTAGGATGTTCAATTTGATCCTGACAGTAAATTAACATATCATCCCCTTCCATCTGTTAATTTTAATAGCAATATATACTTCGagtattttgataattaaaatttataaaaaataaaaaaatttccaaGCCTTTGCATTTCATGTTATCTGATTTCTTCACTACCCACCTTATCCTTCATCCTTTATTTGCTGCATCAACAGTCACCCAACTTTGCATTTTTTTTCTGCATGATAGATgtagtaaatttttttaattggTGATCTGGATTTCCCACATCAATCTGACTGTAGCTGAAAGTAATGCATGAACTTAGACGGTTTTGTCCGATTTAAATTCTGAAAAGCATGAGTGGTGAttgtttgttatttttatttaattttaaaatgtatCATCCAATTTACGTTATATTTTTTTGTTACATTGTCTCTTACCTTGAGATTTACCTATGGTTTATTGTTATACAGGATATGCAGGCTTTGATAAACAAAATTAACAAGTCCATAGTGGCTCCTTTACCAAGTTCATACTCTGGTGCATTGTATGCCCtgtttattcttttctttttctttttccaaataTTAGATCAGAGGATTGCGATCGTGAGATAACTTGATTACTGTCTGCAGTAGGGGACTTATTAGAAGCATGCTAAGAAAAAGCCCGGAACATAGGCCAAGTGTACGTACATAGATTAGCAGTATATTCAAGTTCTGAAAGCTTCTTTAGTATTTATGATTCTGTATGTAGTTTCATTACCATAGTACTTTTGAGACCAATAGAGTTCATGTGACTGTTCATGTCAACAGGCTGCAGAACTACTCAAGCATCCACATCTTCAACCTTATGTGCTCCAAGTCAATCTAAAGTCTAGCCCTATACGGAATATGCTTCCTATCCACCAAGTtacaagcaatcacatcagaaaaATTAGATTTCAAGATGATGAAGACAATTTCATGTACAGGAACAGGGAGAAAAGAAATTCTTTAGGCAATGAGAGGATCTCGAATCTGAGCAAGACTGTGGAGCAGGACTCCCTAAGTTCAACTCAGACTATTAAAGATTTCCCCATTTATCTGAACCAAAGAATAAAGCATCTTTCACTTGGTAGCAGTCAAGTTGGGGAGAGTGTTATTGACAAAGGAATCCATGAGAAGCGCTCAAGTACCCTGAAGACCCCAAGATATGCTCCTAAAACCTTCACAACTCCGATGATGCAAGTAGAGTCTTCAAAGGCATTGCACCCTGGACCAAAGAGTGAACCGGTATGACCATAAAAACTCCTGCTCATATGTTTATTAATCATTAAACATAATGACCATATTCTTCTTTACTAGAATATTTTCACCTTTAGCTTTTAAATATAGAATATTCTTTTCTTATCCTGATTGTAGAAACTTCTGTTTTTGCACAGAAGATGCACATCAAATCAAATACTTATTTTTCTGTATATACTGCCTCAGTATGCACATATGTTTGTAGTGTTTCTTCTAATGGCCACACATGAAAGATCTCTTAGCAACAATAAATTGCATTAACATGTTATTCTCATGGGGGAATGTAACAACGTGAGTTTTATGGTTGCTATTCTAGGAATTATAAGATTTAACATTTTTATTGTTGTTTGCTCAATTTTGATGAAAGATTTTCTTTTCCTCATTCTATTTAGATTAAGTTCACTATCAGCAGTTGTGGTTACATATCAGCTCTCTGTAATCTGTTTAGTGTTTTTGCAAGCTGAAATGCTTTAAATCACATGACCAAATTTCTTGGATAAATGTGTCATCCTAGTATTTAAATTGCACAATTTGTAGTTATACAATTTTATTTATTAACTGTACTCACAACAGCTAATTATACTTCTGACGCAGCTTGCATCACGAACTCCAGCAGATAGAACTGGTCAGACCACTCGAAGAGCATCTCTTCCTTTGCTTACATCTGAAACCCGTCCTAAATGCAATCTCAACATTCTCCATCGAGTGGAATCCCCTGATGTGTCAGTCAACTCCCCTCGAATAGACAGAATTGCAGAGTTCCCATTAGCCTCATCTGAAGATCCCCTTTTCTCTTTCCATAAGCTCTCTTCAGCTCATGGCTCTTTCTCAGCCACTCCGAACTCTGGAGACCGTTCCATCACCAAGGACAAATGTACCATCCAAATCTTCCGAACTGAAGGTGACAATGGGAGTGATTCTTCTGATCGAATTCCTACAGCTGCAGATGCTTCAAGCCGAGGATCATCAGAATCAAGGCAACGGAGGTTTGACACCTCATCTTACCAGCAGCGTGCAGAGGCCTTAGAGGGATTGCTCGAATTCAGTGCTCAGTTGCTGCAACAGGAGAGATATGAAGAGTTAGGGGTCTTATTGAAGCCATTTGGTCCTGAGAAGGTCTCCCCTCGAGAAACTGCTATTTGGTTAACAAAGAGCTTTAAAGAAACTATACCATAACTCCATGTCTTTGCCCTCATGTACCATACTTTTGACACTCAGGTCTCAAAATTCCTGCATCGGTTTTGTGATGTGAGATAGCTCTAGCTCAATAGGCTGACAATTTAGGTTGAGATTAGCTGCTGATTCTCTTCGAACAATGCATGTATTACGGATTTCAATATTATCATGGCCTTTTTACCATCATTTCCTGTTGACAAAGTTCATTTTGTCTTGAGTCTTCAAAAGTTTCAGGTGCAGTTGCTTGGGAGACCATGGAGCTTGGATCCTGATATCCCTTTCCTGAGTTAATAGAGGATGAGTCACCTGTAAAAACTGAGAAGATGGTACAAGCTAAGAAGATGTTTTGATGGTGCAGGCTGATATAATTGTCATCACTGTGCCTGCTGTTATGAGCCCTTGCCCTGATATAATTGTGATTTATTATGAGAATCCAGTGTGCCTGCTGAGTCTCCATGTCCTGATGTCTCTGCACATCCTAACTAATGTTTGAGAATATAGCAAGTTGATCTACTGAGCTGAGCTCAAATATAGCATATTTGAGAATATAGATTTTGTTGCTTGTGTGCAAACAAAATGTAACTTGGTCCCTTCTTGTTCATGTGAATTGTATGTTCTAATACCTCACTCATCAAATGTGCAATAGTGTGATGACAGTGGTGGAGCAGCTGTTTTGCAGGACAAGTAAAATTCTTTTTCAGACAAAGTAAAACAACATCAACAAAATATACAAGGCCATTAAattagttctctctctctctctctctctctctctatatatatatatatatatatatatatatatatatgtaattcaaAATCTTCAATTAAGGAAATCAAATGATCTGAACTTATTTGACTCAATCTAGGAGAAGACAAATTCTTTGTCAGCATGATCTAAGGATCATGTTACCCCAACCTCTTATTGTCTGGAATGCATCACACATACACTGTCTCATGCACCTACCATGTGGTCAAAAGAAGTTTTTTAGATTTGACTACCTTTGTATACACCACTAGCCTTAGAAATAATTCAAACATGCACATACACAATAGTTTTGTCCATGCCAAATCAAAAGCCAAGACTTTATTGTCTTGTGTTTAATGTTCACCACCTTTGATCAGCCATCATCCAGTCTCTGCATATTGCATGATAACAAAGTTTTGCGGTTGACCAGTTAGGTCAATGTTCCACCCTGGAGCACATGCACTCCAAAGTCTTCATCTACAACCCTACTTTTTTTGTTTGTATAGGGATGGATATTGTATTGCTGCATTAGTTACCTTCAACATTGTTTATGTAACCTATGCTAAAATATTTGTCCTCCATCAGAACAATGGCTTTTATCCAACCATTTGTCCTACAAACTGCAACTCTAATTCTATGATACTGAAACACTGTAAACCTAAAACCTAGTTTGTCCCTCTCTCTGTAACTTGTTGTGGATTCCCTACTTTATGTGgttcaaagaattttgagttccAATGCATGGAGTGGAGCTAATTCTACTGGCATTCAACCAGTTCTATAGATTTCACAGCTAGTATGAGGTGTATCATATGCGCCAAGTTCCTTAGGGTTTATCTCCATGTCCTTTGTTCTCTTCTTTATGCTTTTGCACATATCTTGTTTTATTCATTCATTTAGATGAAGTTGTGAAGCAgcttcatgcatgcatgcatggatgTTCTCTTTTGAGTTTCTGACacattcttctgatataaaagcATCCTTTCTTAGGGGTCCTGAATCTTCTATGTATGTATTTGTATGAGCTTAATTTCACATGGTTATGTTAAATGTAGCCTCTTCAATTCTTCTGCATGCCATCATCATCTCTATAAATGCTCACAATATGATACATGTGCAATGACTCCCATTcttcacacaaacaatgctcaaaatATGTCAAAAATTGAGTTAATTTAGGTTAAATTTTtacataaattaaaacataaatatagaaATCATATTAGAAGTTATCTATAAAAATTAGTCAATTACATAttgaatgtatatacatatatgcaacttTGCCTTCTAATTTCTCTTTCAAGGGTAATACTTTCCCTACGTGTTTTCGGCGCACCCGTCTTACCTACCTGTTGTATATTGGACGAAGTGCTGAGTCACATGGGTCCCACATGAGGTGCAAGCCGCTGGTCGAATCAAAACCAGTCAACTAATCGAGCGCCGCAATAATATTTTTGTTCTTCGGGAAGGCATCCAGAAAGATCGAGGAGAGCTGGTCCTTCACGCGTCGTTCAAAAGCCAAAAAGAGATCTTTCCTATAGATATTGCTCGATCCGTCGATGCCATGGAGGGATGTGAAGCCGAAGGGGGAGGAGTCGGAGGAGGAGACACGGTGGACCCTTAGAGATCCGCTGCTGTCCCTGTTCCTGACCTCGATTTCTGCGTCCATTTGGATTTGTACGACGAGGAACAGGTGCGATCAGCTATTTGACGATTGGAATGCAGGCGAACCGGGCGGAAGCGACCCCCGTAATCGGTCGAAGCGCCCCTGCGCCGTCGGACACCAGAGGGAAGCACCGGATCTCGGCGGAGGTCAAGCGATTGGAGCAAGAATCTCGATCCCTGGAAGTAAACTCCCTCTCCCtcgctccctccctccctctctccctaCCTATTTTTGGCCTCCAATTCCCTAGTGGAAAAGAAATATACCGAAGAAAATTAAAAGGACAGAAGTTTTATCCTTTTTTAAGCGTTTTGGATAACTGCAGAGGCCTTTTGTTCCACTTTCCGCTTAAAGGTTCTTTTTTGGAGGTGGGATCGGGTGTCTGTGGATGTTATCCCGTAGTTCTGTGTGAGCGCACTGGAAAGATTTGATCATGGCATCTATTTTACTTCTCAAGATCATTGCTTTAGAGTTCACAATTTTGGTTAGCAAATTTGAGACCCTCGAACCAAAAGCGGTCGATTATCTGCAAACACACACGCACTGATGCAGAAAAGAATTCTAATTTTGTGCTGGTAAGGCAATTTGGTTTGGTTTGATTGGAGCTCTGAACCTACATTTTGGTGATTTATTTGAATGCTGCTCTGCACTGCAATCATCATTTAATACGTAATAGTACACGAATAGGATCTTTTCTTGAAAATCTTCAGAATTGGTTCTGATGAGCTTGAAAATGAGTTCTCATGTTTTTAGTAGTATTATTTTGGTTTGATGTTCCACAAGTGCCACTGGAAGGTTGCATGTGGTTTATCAGATTTTTCTTACATGAAATGTTATGAGTGATCTATGAAGATGAGCAAACAATAGTAGTCTCCACCAAAGAAAATTAACATCAATGAATCCTTCAATTACACTTCATTACAAGGAAGGAAATGCTTATATGTGGGAATGAGTTAAATTAACCAACCTATACATTTGTAAGATATATAGTTGAGGAATCATTCAAGTCCATGATGCAATGTATGCACATTGTAGATATAAAGTTGAGGCATCAGCCACATCCATGATGTTGCTATTTATTAATCACCATTTAATTCCAAAGGGCAAGGGAATGTTATCATTAACTAAACCATATGTTATATATGTGAGATATTGCACCACAATTGACATCTATTTGATACTTGTTCATCATAATATGATGAAATTTCTTAATCATCTTTGTGCCTTACAATTAAATAATTGCTTGGAAAGTTTGCTACTACTTTTAAGCTGTCAAATGGACAAAATATGTGTTTTCCGGGTTGCTTAATTCATTCTAACCAAGCTAACCCTGTTTGTTCACCCGGTTGCTAAACTGCCTGACCTCTTGAGTGCATGCATATATGTTTTActtggatttaatttttttttttttttttatttggtcaAGTTCGGGCTAAATTTGGTTGCATGAGTCTTCAAGCTATGTTACTTTATGTTTCACCTTTATATTTTTCAGTTGACAGCAGATTGGTTCCTCCAAAGGGTTCAAATCATATTATGCTTGTTGGTCAGTTTTGTGCTAGACCTAGATGTCTTATTAGTACAATATCCTGATGAGAAGAGTAGGACTTAATTGTAAGTTGTTTGCATAGATTATGCCATTGCAAAAGGAGTACAATTTTCATGGTTGAAGGCTGTTAAATCTATCTATATTTCTTCTGTTTCTCAAGTTGTTACTTCTCTCTTTTATTTCCAGTTGTGAAAATCTATTCACTGGAAGCCACCATTTTGTATTAGTCTAAACTAGACAGACAAAAATTGAGGGCATCCACCTTCTTTGTATGATGTCTGGAAAGTTACCTAAATAATTTTGCACCAGTCACAAATGAAGTTACAGACTTTTATGCTGGTTTTGCCTTTTCAAACTGTTTTGAAGTTGATAGATCTCTCAGAGTCTACGGTGCGAGGAAAAACCGTTAGTTATGAAGACATCTTTAAGTTGAGCCATAATAAAGGAATCAAAAAACCCAAATGTGCTACTTCTGTGCTAATCAACTTGATGGCTTCACAAAAATTCTGCTAGTATGATTATATTTACTTGATTAGTAGTTAAATTCTCTCGAGTACCATTAGTTGTAATTGATAAACATCACTATGATGCATCTTTAGATTAGGTTACTATTCCATCCATGAACATATGTAACATAGATAGTACTACATGTCATTAGTTATATGCATGGCGGATAAAGGCTACTATGTTGAATTTACATTGGCATTATAGTCTATCAATGACACAAACTTTGCATAAAGTAGAAGAACATCTCGTCACCAGTTAGAAATTATGTTACAAGCAAATTACTTGAATACGATATGCTTGTGTTAAATGTACCAATGTTCGAATCTGATTTCGTCTAGTTTTCCAAGTTTGTGAGAACGCCTGGGTCCTATTAATGGTTTATTTCTCCCTCCATTCACCTATTTTATTCGTATCGGCATTGAAATAGTCCAAAAATTCACAGAAATGCAcctttttctcttgaatgtattttcctttttcttaacCCTTTTACTGAAATTGATTCTGAACAGGAAGAGCTCCAACAGCTTGAGAAAACGGAGAAACTGTCTGCTGGATTGCAAGAGTATGTATGAAAATGCAATTCAAATTGAATATTGTGTCGATCATATTACTTTCTTAGTAACTGATGTCATAGTTTGATTTCGAAGCAGATTTCTGCTCAAAGTAGAGAGCATTCCAGACCCTCTACTCCCAGAGTAATCTACAAATCTATCTCTCGTATCTATGCTGAAAAAACAAGCAGTGCGTAGCATCCAACCCTCactcaatatatatattttatctgcAGAACAACAGGACCTGCAAACACATCTTGGGATCGCTGGTTCGAGGGACCTCAAGATACGCAAGGTTGCAGATGCTGGATACTCTGATTCAAATTGAAAGGGGAGGTAACATGATCTTTTGTTATTTACACTGTTGACACGATATCAATGGAAGATATGTTGGAAATACAAATCTGTTTCCAGATTGAGCATTATTATGTACTTTGCAGTTTCAGAGATTTTTCCTAGAAATGTTTGTGACATTTTTGTCTTGAGATATCGGACCGAGTCAATTCGTACTAGACTCTTAGCCTCTTAAAGAGTCACATATTTCTCCCTGCAGTGTCGGAGTTGTCTGCCTTACCCATATTTCCTGGGTTTCAATTTTTGTGGTGCTGAATTGACAGAACAAAGATTTTCCAAGTCAGTGATGGTGTTGCTAAATGAATTGCCACAATAaacataacaataataataaacttAGCATTTTGGCAATTTTCATTTCTCATTTGGGCTGTTTAGAATTGTATCAAGTTGGTTTCTTGAGTTGAATTATTCTGGCATGCTTCATTTTGGAAGAAACTACATCAAATTGTTATGGAATCTTAAAGATGCATCAGTATCTGTTTTAATGCAGTAGTCTTTTTTATGCCACACAACCAAGCATTGTTGCTGAAAATAATGTCTACTGAGTTTGGCCTTAAATCCATTTGAGATATCATGGTGGCTGTATGCAAGAATCCATCTGGTAAACCAGTAAGTCAACATAATATATCACCAGAGCATGCATTTTTTGGGCAAATGAGCTTGCATCAATCTCAATAACACACTATTTGAGAGGTCTGAGCAGCATGACTATGTTGTTGTGTTCAGTTTTTCATGCTTTAATTTCCCAAACATGCCACAAAGTTTAGGCCATGTGTTCTGGATGCTGATGTAACAAGATGCAAAAGTTTCTCTCtcaaaaaataaagagaagaTTCCTGGCTTCATGTAGCATCAACAGAGTGAGCATTACATAGATAATACATGAATTTTGCTCAATAATTAGGATTAACATTCATGAGTTGATGTCACTGTCCATAAAGGGCATGCTGTCTGACAATATTTGGAGCACATTTCTTTGACTTCTAGTGTAGGCAGCCCATTTTAATTCTTGTCTCCAAAGTAACAGCACATTTTGGAAAGTTTGCTGGCAAAGTTTAAATACTAAAATGAACTTATAAGTCATTGAGAACTCACTTTTTCACTGTGCCCtgttcttatttttcttcatcaCACTGTTCTAAAGCACCAAATGATCCATAAACAATCATGCATGGACAACAAAGATGGTGTATGCAAAAGATGTTGAATGCATAACAAATAATAAAATGTAGGCATTTCAAATGCCC of the Musa acuminata AAA Group cultivar baxijiao chromosome BXJ2-10, Cavendish_Baxijiao_AAA, whole genome shotgun sequence genome contains:
- the LOC104000374 gene encoding guanine nucleotide-binding protein subunit gamma 1, producing the protein MQANRAEATPVIGRSAPAPSDTRGKHRISAEVKRLEQESRSLEEELQQLEKTEKLSAGLQEFLLKVESIPDPLLPETTGPANTSWDRWFEGPQDTQGCRCWIL
- the LOC104000375 gene encoding serine/threonine-protein kinase Nek2-like, translating into MEQYEVLEQIGKGAFGSALLVRHKVENKRYVLKKIRLARQTDRTRRSAHQEMELISKVRNPFIVEYKDSWVEKGCYVCIVIGYCEGGDMAEVIKKTNGHLFPEEKLCKWLVQLLMALDYLHKNHILHRDVKCSNIFLTRDQSIRLGDFGLAKILNSDDLACSVVGTPCYMCPELLADIPYGSKSDIWSLGCCIYEMTALKPAFKAFDMQALINKINKSIVAPLPSSYSGAFRGLIRSMLRKSPEHRPSAAELLKHPHLQPYVLQVNLKSSPIRNMLPIHQVTSNHIRKIRFQDDEDNFMYRNREKRNSLGNERISNLSKTVEQDSLSSTQTIKDFPIYLNQRIKHLSLGSSQVGESVIDKGIHEKRSSTLKTPRYAPKTFTTPMMQVESSKALHPGPKSEPLASRTPADRTGQTTRRASLPLLTSETRPKCNLNILHRVESPDVSVNSPRIDRIAEFPLASSEDPLFSFHKLSSAHGSFSATPNSGDRSITKDKCTIQIFRTEGDNGSDSSDRIPTAADASSRGSSESRQRRFDTSSYQQRAEALEGLLEFSAQLLQQERYEELGVLLKPFGPEKVSPRETAIWLTKSFKETIP